A genomic stretch from Candidatus Dormiibacterota bacterium includes:
- a CDS encoding glycogen debranching N-terminal domain-containing protein codes for MPVTHGLPTITINHDHQFMVSDPNATLDPTGAFGFFARDTRFVSSYSVTINGRVPLLLDASTIDHFSVRHEFTTPELPLAGTQNGAEHDIVLKERAIGFRLDRTIFEGVHEDYDLVSYAAHPVRLILEVAIESDFADIFDVRRKRLVRRGDLQSSWHEKAGELRTTYTNGSFKRELHVCVEREDSHPEFANGRMQFVINLAPKQTWHTCIEWLPVIGGKRARVLPCRAIQNRDPEMATGVLPAVAVAATGHATLPRIWRQAVADMEALRMSDFAVRRGVYIPAAGIPWYVTLFGRDSLVVAMESISGFPEFAFGALDRLSRVQATDDNPTQDKEPGKIPHELRYGELASLGLLPFTPYYGTADATLLFLIVFSYAYQWSGDKEILNRYRPNAEAALKWMLEYGDRDGDGFQEYKTRSPVGFYNQGWKDSHDSIQHEDGTIAPLPIALCELQGYAFDALLRMSEAYQIWGDDARSAELRQRAIRLFEEFNERFWWEEEGTYYLGLDGEKRPIRSVASNAGHCLASGIVPPDRANRVVDRLMQPDMWSGWGIRTLSMKHPSYNPNSYHLGSVWPHDNATIAGGFRRAGRHTEAHQIAEGIFAAAERFEHYSLPELWAGVAREPGAYPVPYLGTNVPQAWAAAAIFRLVAVLCGIHTAGNAKVIYVNPDLPDWLPDLTLTNLRAGKGAAQLRLKRDEVDVLSNTTGFEIVHGRMPRPPLQETPLART; via the coding sequence ATGCCGGTCACCCACGGCTTGCCGACGATCACCATCAACCACGACCACCAGTTCATGGTCTCCGACCCCAACGCCACGCTGGATCCGACTGGCGCCTTCGGCTTCTTCGCCCGCGATACCCGTTTCGTGTCCAGCTACTCCGTCACGATCAACGGGCGGGTCCCGCTCCTGCTCGACGCCAGCACGATCGATCACTTTTCGGTGCGCCACGAGTTCACCACCCCGGAACTTCCGCTGGCCGGCACGCAGAATGGCGCCGAACACGACATCGTCCTCAAAGAACGGGCGATCGGCTTCCGCCTCGATCGCACGATCTTCGAAGGGGTCCACGAGGACTACGACCTGGTCAGTTACGCGGCGCATCCGGTCCGCCTGATCCTGGAAGTCGCCATCGAGTCGGACTTCGCCGACATCTTCGACGTGCGGCGAAAGCGGCTGGTGCGCCGCGGCGACCTGCAGAGTTCGTGGCACGAGAAAGCCGGTGAGTTGCGCACGACCTACACCAACGGCTCGTTCAAGCGCGAGCTGCATGTCTGTGTCGAACGGGAAGACTCGCACCCCGAGTTCGCCAATGGCCGGATGCAGTTCGTCATCAACCTCGCACCGAAGCAGACCTGGCACACCTGCATCGAGTGGCTGCCCGTCATCGGTGGGAAGCGCGCCCGGGTGCTGCCCTGCCGTGCCATCCAGAACCGCGACCCGGAGATGGCCACCGGCGTGCTGCCGGCGGTCGCCGTCGCCGCCACCGGCCACGCGACGCTGCCCCGCATCTGGCGTCAAGCCGTCGCCGACATGGAGGCACTCCGGATGTCGGATTTCGCGGTGCGCCGCGGCGTCTACATTCCCGCGGCCGGCATCCCCTGGTACGTGACGCTCTTCGGTCGTGACTCACTGGTGGTCGCGATGGAAAGCATCAGCGGCTTTCCCGAGTTCGCCTTCGGCGCCCTCGATCGGCTGTCGCGGGTGCAGGCGACCGATGACAATCCCACGCAGGACAAAGAACCAGGCAAGATCCCGCACGAGCTGCGCTATGGGGAACTGGCCAGCCTCGGCCTCCTTCCCTTCACGCCTTACTACGGCACGGCGGATGCCACGCTCCTGTTCCTGATCGTTTTCTCCTATGCCTACCAATGGTCGGGCGACAAGGAGATCCTCAACCGCTACCGGCCGAATGCCGAGGCCGCGCTCAAATGGATGCTCGAGTACGGCGACCGTGACGGCGATGGCTTCCAGGAATACAAGACACGCTCGCCGGTCGGCTTCTATAACCAGGGATGGAAAGACTCGCACGACAGCATCCAGCACGAGGACGGCACGATTGCCCCGCTACCGATTGCGTTGTGCGAGCTCCAGGGCTACGCCTTCGACGCGCTGCTGCGCATGTCGGAGGCCTATCAGATCTGGGGCGACGACGCACGGTCCGCGGAGCTGCGACAACGTGCCATCCGCCTCTTTGAAGAGTTCAACGAGCGGTTCTGGTGGGAGGAAGAGGGCACCTATTACCTGGGCCTCGACGGTGAGAAACGGCCCATCCGATCGGTGGCGTCGAACGCGGGGCACTGCCTCGCCAGCGGCATCGTCCCACCCGATCGTGCCAACCGCGTTGTCGACCGCCTGATGCAGCCCGATATGTGGAGCGGCTGGGGCATCCGCACGCTCTCGATGAAGCATCCCTCCTACAATCCCAACTCCTATCACCTGGGATCGGTCTGGCCGCACGACAACGCCACGATCGCCGGCGGATTTCGACGTGCCGGCCGGCACACCGAGGCGCACCAGATCGCGGAGGGCATCTTCGCCGCCGCCGAGCGCTTCGAACACTACAGCCTGCCGGAGCTGTGGGCGGGGGTTGCGCGCGAGCCGGGAGCCTATCCGGTCCCCTATCTCGGGACCAACGTGCCCCAAGCTTGGGCGGCCGCCGCGATCTTTCGACTGGTCGCCGTCCTCTGTGGGATTCATACCGCCGGCAACGCGAAGGTCATCTATGTGAATCCCGACTTACCCGACTGGCTGCCCGACCTGACGCTGACCAATCTGCGCGCCGGTAAAGGTGCCGCCCAGCTGCGGTTGAAACGCGACGAGGTCGACGTCCTGAGCAATACGACGGGATTCGAGATCGTCCACGGTCGAATGCCACGACCGCCGCTCCAGGAAACGCCGCTAGCGCGGACCTAG
- a CDS encoding nitronate monooxygenase family protein, translating into MKTKLCERLGIEHPILSVGFGAGAGPELVAAVSNAGAFGVLGGGARYPLPYLREQIQRVRALTAKPFGVNVILEQIEEGPIETCIDERVPLLVFFWGDPRPYVVPAHRNGVKVAIQVGSVQEAAAAADAGVDFVIAQGVEAGGHVRGTTALSVLVPAVVDAIAPVPVVASGGIADGRGLVAALALGAQGVSLGTRFVASVEAFVPQIYKEGIVTGRAEDTIYSEDLFDVGWKDAPHRVLRNAIVREWEAAGRPRSGYRPGEGKIVGSITRAGKTWEVPRYGAVMPSTNFTGDLEAIAWWAGQSVSLVHDIKPAGQIVRDIVREAEEVIDRLARIRMAPQAIPAR; encoded by the coding sequence ATGAAGACGAAGCTGTGCGAGCGCCTTGGCATCGAGCACCCGATTCTTTCGGTGGGCTTTGGCGCCGGTGCCGGGCCAGAGCTGGTTGCGGCCGTGTCGAACGCCGGTGCCTTCGGCGTGTTGGGCGGCGGGGCTCGCTATCCACTCCCCTACCTGCGCGAACAGATCCAGCGGGTGCGAGCCCTGACAGCGAAGCCATTCGGTGTCAACGTCATCCTCGAACAGATTGAAGAAGGCCCGATCGAGACATGCATCGATGAGCGCGTCCCGCTGCTTGTCTTCTTCTGGGGTGATCCTCGACCGTACGTCGTGCCGGCCCACAGAAATGGCGTGAAGGTGGCCATCCAGGTCGGCTCGGTCCAAGAGGCGGCCGCGGCGGCCGACGCGGGCGTCGATTTCGTGATCGCCCAGGGTGTCGAAGCCGGTGGCCATGTGCGAGGCACGACGGCACTCTCCGTCCTTGTTCCCGCCGTTGTCGACGCGATCGCCCCGGTTCCGGTGGTTGCATCCGGCGGTATCGCCGACGGACGGGGTTTGGTCGCGGCGCTGGCCCTTGGCGCGCAGGGCGTTTCGCTGGGCACCCGATTCGTCGCCAGCGTCGAGGCCTTCGTCCCGCAAATCTACAAAGAGGGAATCGTGACCGGACGGGCGGAAGACACCATCTACAGCGAGGACCTATTCGACGTCGGTTGGAAGGACGCCCCACACCGGGTCCTGCGTAATGCCATCGTGCGCGAATGGGAGGCGGCGGGAAGGCCGCGGAGCGGATATCGCCCCGGCGAAGGGAAGATCGTGGGGAGCATCACGCGCGCCGGCAAGACCTGGGAGGTTCCACGCTACGGAGCCGTCATGCCCAGTACCAATTTCACTGGCGATCTCGAAGCCATCGCCTGGTGGGCCGGCCAGTCGGTCAGCCTCGTACACGACATCAAACCGGCGGGCCAGATCGTGCGCGATATCGTCCGCGAAGCCGAGGAGGTCATCGACCGCCTGGCGCGTATTCGCATGGCCCCGCAGGCGATCCCGGCTCGGTGA